A part of Scytonema hofmannii PCC 7110 genomic DNA contains:
- a CDS encoding four helix bundle protein, whose amino-acid sequence MGREHIKNHKDLEVYKLAFDAAMKIFEESKKFPVEERYSLTDQIRRSSRSVCANLAESWRKRMYEAAFVAKLSDCSAEAAETQTWIEFAVQCKYLDVEAGRELYKTYNSILAMLVSMIHNSDKWIIPPSNNK is encoded by the coding sequence ATGGGAAGAGAACATATTAAAAACCATAAAGATTTAGAGGTTTATAAACTAGCATTTGATGCTGCTATGAAAATATTTGAGGAGTCTAAAAAGTTTCCAGTGGAAGAAAGATACTCTTTGACCGACCAAATTCGTCGTTCTTCAAGATCTGTCTGTGCTAACTTAGCAGAGTCTTGGCGCAAGCGTATGTATGAAGCAGCGTTTGTAGCCAAGTTAAGCGACTGTTCGGCTGAAGCAGCAGAAACCCAAACATGGATAGAGTTTGCTGTTCAATGTAAATATTTGGATGTAGAAGCTGGACGCGAGCTTTACAAAACCTATAATTCAATTCTTGCTATGTTAGTTTCCATGATTCACAACTCAGATAAATGGATAATACCTCCCAGTAACAACAAATAA